Genomic DNA from Filimonas effusa:
GTACGAAATAGATAAAGCCAGTGGATTACTGAAGTTGGATCGTGTGATCTATTCTTCATTCCATTATCCTGTAAACTACGGTTTCATCCCCCAAAGCCTCGGCGACGATAAAGACCCGCTCGACATCCTCGTGATCACTTCTTTACCCGTACAGCCCCTGACGCTTATTGAGGCCAAAGTACTTGGTGTAATGCAAATGATCGACGGCGGCGACGGCGATGATAAGATCATTGCAGTAGCGGCAAAAGACCCAAGCGTAAACCATTATAACGATATTGATGAACTGCCTCCTCACTTCTTCAGTGAGTTACGCCATTTCTTCGAAGAGTACAAAACCTTGGAAAACAAGAGTGTACGTGTAGAAGATTTTGGCAATCAGGCAAAAGCCTTCCAAATCGTGGAACAGGCCATCTCCTTATACAGGGATACCTACGTTTCAAAAAAAGGGTAAGTTTTGCCCAACGGATACCGGATATGTCAGTCATAATCTTCAGCAGCGATTGACGCGTATAGAAAATTAACCATTATGACTCTACTGGTATTTCTACTGTGCATACTGGCAGCCTCGTATATCGCCGGCCTGCTCGGTTCTGTAACCGGACTGGGCGGCGGTGTGGTGATCATACCTTTCTTTACACTGGTACTCGACATCGACCTGCGCTATGCAATAGGTACTTCTCTTATAACGGCAATAGCTACCTCGTCGGGGTCGGCTATTGCCTACGTTAAAGAAGGCATTACCAATATCAGGCTCGGCATGTTCCTCGAAATAGCAACCACTGCCGGCGCCATCTGTGGCGCCGCACTTGCAATGTACACTCCTACCCATCTCATTTCTATCATTTACGGCATAGTGCTTATTGTTTCCGTATCACTTTCAGTACGCCGTCATGCCGGCCAGTCCGGTGATATTATTACCAACAAATGGGCAGAACGGTTTAAACTCAACAGCACCTATCCCGATGCATCGGGCAAACTGATCCCCTATGCAGTACACAAGGTACCGGGAGGCTTTATCGTCATGTGGCTGGCTGGCATCCTCTCAGGCTTACTGGGTATAGGATCCGGAGCTTTGAAGGTGGTAGCTATGGATACAATGATGAAGCTGCCTTTTAAAGTATCTACCACCACTAGTAATTTTATGATCGGCGTCACCGCCGCCGCCAGCGCTGGTGTTTACTTCTACCGCGGCTATATCAACCCCACGCTGTCGATGCCGGTGGTGCTGGGCGTATTGGCAGGCGCTTATACAGGCTCTAACGTACTGGCCAAAGTATCTCCTCAAAAATTAAAGATCATTTTTGCAGTGGTAGTAGGGCTACTGGCGCTCCAAATGATTTATAAAGGCTTTACGCATAGCATATAACTGTATGAACAAACCACCTGAAATAAAAAACCGCGACCTGCAGCTTACGCTGGGCAACTTGCTGCGTATTGGCGTTATTTTATCGGCATTACTGGTATTGGCCGGTGGCATCATTTATATCTTCCAGCAGGGCAACGGCCCACGCCCCCAGTACGTGTCGTTCACAGGCGAAAACAGTGAACTGCTGCAGCTTTCGGATATTCTTAAAGGTATGACACGCCTGCAAGGCGCTTCTATCATTCAGTTTGGCCTGATAGTGCTCATAGCCACACCCATCGCACGTATCGTGATCTCAGCTATCGGATTTGCACTGGAAAAAGATTACATGTACCTGGTAATTGCAGCCATTGTGCTCCTGATCATCCTGGTAAGCCTTTTTAGCGGGGTGGCAGGCTAGTGTTTTGTTCAACAGATCATTTTTTTACTTATTTTCGCACAAACTTAATAAGACAATGGTAGCTCAAAAATCAACTGGCAAGTACTGGTTCTGGTGTTTCTTTTGGTTAGCAATCCTGGTAGTTTTGATGATTGTTTACCGTGAATTTTTCTGGTTGGCATTACCGGGTACTATTACCTACTTCTGCAAAGCAATGAACCTGCTGGAAAATAACTAGCAGCTTACAACATATTAAAAAAGAAAGGCGCTTCAACTGTGAAGCGCCTTTCTTTTTTAATGTCCGGCATACGTTCACTGTCCTGTTATAATGTGTCAGTAACTCTTTTTATGATCCGCAGCCTATGCGTTCTCTCACCCGTATCCCCGTTCACGATTCCCTCATTGTCGATCTTATCAATACGCACTCTTCCCGACGCATGAATAATTTCATCACTGCTTAGTAAAATACCTACATGCGTGATCTTACCTTCCTCATTATCAAAAAAAGCCAGGTCACCGCAGCGGGCCTCCTGCAAAAAGCCTGTCACCTCCCCCTGCGTGGCCTGCTGTGAGGCATCTCTGAGCAAATGAATTCCGGCCATTTTATATACCTGCTGCGTAAAACCGCTGCAATCAATTCCAAAAGAACTTCTGCCACCCCATAAATAAGGCGCATTAAGAAAATTACGTGCAGTGGCAGTCAACGCTGCTGCATCAAATGAAAAAGGAGCAACACAACCATTACTCCCCATATACTTGAAATTATATTTACCCAGTTGCGTTGCTTCGTCATAAACAGGACTGGCAATCGATAAACGCACAACCGTCCCGTTCATTTCCATTACATCCGTGACCGATGTGGTATAACGCAAAGGTTGTAATGCAGCTGTAGCAGCCTCTACCGGCGTCAGCTGGCTGGCTTGGACCCATCCTTCATAGCCATCATACAGGCCACGGATCCGGGTAAAATCTTTTGTACTTTCTATCACTTCCGCAAATTCTCCCAGTAAAAGCTGGCTTACCATTTCCGATCGGTGCGAAGCAGTGGCTCTTACAGGGGCAGCGGCTACGATACAGACAACATGGGTCATATACTTGTTGATTTTGGGGGGCAAAAACATTAACTGCACTAAAAATAGTCCAATAAACAATTAATTCAAAAACAACGGCTGGCAACTGCTATGCTTTACGCTTCAACTCCCCTGAAATATATGGTCCGGAAAAACAGCACGCCTTATGGAAAAACGTCCAAAATGCATCTTAGGGATATACCGCCATGAGCAAACAGGTGGTTATCGAAATAATGTACTTACTTTGAAGCCGTGAATAAAGCAAGCCTTGCCCATATAAGTGACCAGGAATTACTTGACAGGTTCTATCAGTCAGGCGAAAACGAATGGCTTGGCTATCTACTGCAACGTTATACCATGTTATTGCTTGGGGTATGTATGAAATACCTGAAGAACGAGGAAGAAGCTAAAGATAGCGTACAGCAGGTGTTCCTCAAGGTGATCACGGAAATAAGAAAATATAAGGTCGAATATTTCAAAAGCTGGCTGTACATGGTAGCACGCAATCATTGCCTCATGCGCCTGCGCGATAAACACGGTAAAATCCCGCAGGAGCTCGATGAATCGATGATTGTTTCAGATACCTCTTCAGACAAAAGCAGCTTACAGGAAAAAGAACAGATCCTCGACCTTGTAAATACAGCATTACCCTTACTCAATAAAGAACAAAAAACCTGCGTAACTTTATTCTACCTGGAGAAAAAGTCGTACCAGGAGATCTGCGATATTACCGGTTATACCGCACTACAGGTGAAAAGCCATATACAGAACGGGAAACGGAATATTAAACTATTGGTAGAAAAGAAAATGAAAGAGAAATAATGGCTGACATCAAAGACATATTGAATGATGATCACGAAGAGTTGAATGAAGATGATCTGATGCAGTTCCTGCAAACGCCACAGGATATGGACTTTGCATTTTCTAACGACGCGCAGGAAGGACTGCAGTCGTTCAAAAGCAACGACAAAATGCAGCAATATGTGCTGCAGCTGAACCAGCAGTTACAGCAGCAGTTGCATCAACGGAAACAACATAAGGAAAAAAGAAAGATCCGGAATATCTCAGGGCCATTAATGGCAATGGTGGTTATACTCATCCTTTGCACCCTCGCCTATGTCATCATACACCTTTATTTCCGCAATAAATAGGCCTAATAAGCGGTTTTATCCTGCTTCTCAGCCCATTCCCTGAAAACCACCAGCGCCTCCTCTCTTCCCAGGTTACAAAGCTTAATAAGACGGCTGTCGAGCGGTAAGGCTAATTCAGTATAAATAAAAGAATCGTCAAAACCTGCAGTCGCAGCATCTTCACGTGTATTACCGAAATACACTTTCCTGGGACGGGCCCAGTAAATAGCGCCCATACACATGGGACAAGGCTCACATGAGGTATATATTTCACAGCCATCCAGCTGAAAAGTGCCCAGCCGGCTACAGGCATCGCGGATAGCAACTACTTCAGCGTGAGCCGTAGGATCATTGGTCGAAGTTACCCTGTTCCATCCTCTTCCAACAATCTCCTCCCCTTTAACAATAACACAGCCAAAAGGACCACCGTGCTGCAGTTGCATACCGTGGCGGGAAAGATGGATTGCCTCCTGCATGAATTTTTGCTCCCGGGTCATAATACG
This window encodes:
- a CDS encoding inorganic diphosphatase; amino-acid sequence: MMNVLHPWHGVPYGDNAPEYVNAVIEISQGSRAKYEIDKASGLLKLDRVIYSSFHYPVNYGFIPQSLGDDKDPLDILVITSLPVQPLTLIEAKVLGVMQMIDGGDGDDKIIAVAAKDPSVNHYNDIDELPPHFFSELRHFFEEYKTLENKSVRVEDFGNQAKAFQIVEQAISLYRDTYVSKKG
- a CDS encoding sulfite exporter TauE/SafE family protein — its product is MTLLVFLLCILAASYIAGLLGSVTGLGGGVVIIPFFTLVLDIDLRYAIGTSLITAIATSSGSAIAYVKEGITNIRLGMFLEIATTAGAICGAALAMYTPTHLISIIYGIVLIVSVSLSVRRHAGQSGDIITNKWAERFKLNSTYPDASGKLIPYAVHKVPGGFIVMWLAGILSGLLGIGSGALKVVAMDTMMKLPFKVSTTTSNFMIGVTAAASAGVYFYRGYINPTLSMPVVLGVLAGAYTGSNVLAKVSPQKLKIIFAVVVGLLALQMIYKGFTHSI
- a CDS encoding DUF1634 domain-containing protein yields the protein MNKPPEIKNRDLQLTLGNLLRIGVILSALLVLAGGIIYIFQQGNGPRPQYVSFTGENSELLQLSDILKGMTRLQGASIIQFGLIVLIATPIARIVISAIGFALEKDYMYLVIAAIVLLIILVSLFSGVAG
- a CDS encoding C40 family peptidase, which translates into the protein MTHVVCIVAAAPVRATASHRSEMVSQLLLGEFAEVIESTKDFTRIRGLYDGYEGWVQASQLTPVEAATAALQPLRYTTSVTDVMEMNGTVVRLSIASPVYDEATQLGKYNFKYMGSNGCVAPFSFDAAALTATARNFLNAPYLWGGRSSFGIDCSGFTQQVYKMAGIHLLRDASQQATQGEVTGFLQEARCGDLAFFDNEEGKITHVGILLSSDEIIHASGRVRIDKIDNEGIVNGDTGERTHRLRIIKRVTDTL
- a CDS encoding RNA polymerase sigma factor yields the protein MNKASLAHISDQELLDRFYQSGENEWLGYLLQRYTMLLLGVCMKYLKNEEEAKDSVQQVFLKVITEIRKYKVEYFKSWLYMVARNHCLMRLRDKHGKIPQELDESMIVSDTSSDKSSLQEKEQILDLVNTALPLLNKEQKTCVTLFYLEKKSYQEICDITGYTALQVKSHIQNGKRNIKLLVEKKMKEK
- a CDS encoding nucleoside deaminase; the encoded protein is MTREQKFMQEAIHLSRHGMQLQHGGPFGCVIVKGEEIVGRGWNRVTSTNDPTAHAEVVAIRDACSRLGTFQLDGCEIYTSCEPCPMCMGAIYWARPRKVYFGNTREDAATAGFDDSFIYTELALPLDSRLIKLCNLGREEALVVFREWAEKQDKTAY